CGATGACGCCGCTCATGCCCAGCAAAACCATAACGAGAAACAATCCGCCCGAAGACCACAGCACGGCACGGCGATGCTGCAGACACCAGCTCAACCCTTTCGCGTACTGCGTCTCCAGATACACCAGCACGGGGTTATGCCACTCACGCATGCCCGGCTTGAACAGGAAACTAGAAAGCACCGGAGCCACAATCAGCGCAAAGATCAGCGCTCCCAGCAGGGCAAACGATACGGTCCAAGCCATCGGAGTAAACAAAAGCCCTGACACGCCGGGCAAAGCAAAGATGGGCAGATAAGCAACGATGATAATGATGACCGCAAAAAATACAGGACGCTGAATCTCGTGCGCTGCGAATCCGATGAGCTCAAACTTGGTGAGCTTCTTTCCGTCGTCATGACAAAGAACGCGAAAGATGTTCTCGACCATCATCACAGTGCCGTCTACCACCATGCCGAAATCCAGCGCACCCAGTGACAGCAGATTCGCCGGAATATGGCGGGTATTCAGGCATGTAGCCGCAAAAAGCAATGAGAACGGAATAGTTCCCGCAACGATAAACGCGCTGCGAGCATTGCCGAGAAAAATGAAAAGAATCACCGTCACCAGCAGAAAGCCGATCGTCAGATTCGTCAGCACCGTGTGCGTCGTGAAGTGGATCAGCGTGCTGCGGTCAAGATACGGTACGATCTTGACTCCCTTGGGCAGCACATGAGCATTGAGATATTTGACCTCTTTCTCAATCCCCTTCAGCGTCGCCTCGGTCGGAGCTCCCTTCTGCAGCAGCACGATGCCTTCCACCACATCGTTGTTGTCTACAATCGTGCCACCGGACTTGCGAACGGTCTCGCCAATGCGCCCTAGGCGCACGACGTGTCCCTCAACCACGCGGCCCACATCGCTCACATGCACCGGCGTGCCATTCACCTGCTTGAGCACGGTATTGGCGATGTCGGTGGTGTTCTGCATCATGCCAATGACGCGCACATCAAACATCTGCTGGCCATGCTCAATGAAACCGCCGCCTGCGTTGTAGTTGTTCTCCTTGAGCGATTGCTCTACGTCGCCGATAGACAGGCCATACTCCGTCAGCTTGTCCGGATCCAGACGTACCTGGTACTCGCGCGTCATCCCCCCAAAGCTGGAGTCGCCCACCACGCCGGGCACCGACTTCATACGCCGGTTGATGACCCAGTCCTGCAGCGCCTTCAACTCCATTGGGTCATATTTCGGATTGGTGCTGCGCAGCGTGTACCAGTAGATCTGCCCCACAGGGCTGTAATCCGGTCCTATTTGGGGCGTCACACCATTCGGCAGGGTGACATCGGAGAGCCGCTCCAGAACCTGCTCACGATTCCATTGATCGTTGGAGTGCCCGCTGAACGTCATGCTGATCACGGCCAGCCCGAACATCGTGTGCGAACGAATGTTCGTCATGTTCCGGATGCCGTTCATATGAGTCTCGATGGGCAGCGTGATCTGCTTTTCGATCTCCTCCGGTGCGTGCCCAGGCCACTGCGCAATCACCTGCACCCATTGCGGAGCAACATCCGGGTAGGCCTCAATCGGCAGGTTATAAAAAGAAATGGCACCCCAGGCCAGCAATAATGCGCCGATAGCAAGAATAAGAAAGCGCTGGCGCAAAGCTAAATCAACAATTTTCTGAATCATATATATCCCCGGCAGTTCGCTATGCCGTTAGTTCTCGAGCGATGCGGCGGCTGAGAAGCCCAACGAGTTGGCAACCACACTCTGGTGCGCCTGCAATCCTGCGGTAACCACCTGCCATCCAGGACTCACCACCGCCCCCACTGTGACAGGCACACGGCGAAATACTCCGGGCTTGACCGGCTCAAATACCCAGAACTGGTCGTGCAACTGGAACAAAGCCGTAACCGGAACAAGAACCTGCGGCGACTTGCGAACCGAAGTGAAGCCGGCCGTTACAAACATGCCTGGATTCAGCAATCCCTGAGGATTATCCAGCACCACGCGCACCTGAGAAGTACGCGTTGCCGGGTCGAGGATATGGGAGATATTGCTGACCTTGCCCTGCAGCTTCAGGTCAGGATAAGCAGAGACTTCTACCTGCGCCGCATCCCCTACCTGCACGCGCGAGAGATCATTTTCATAAAGGCTGCACAGCGCCCACACGCGCGACAGATCCGCAACCTGGAAGAGGTAAGAGTTCTCGACCGCCTCGCCACGAGAGATCTTCTGCTCGATAATGGTGCCGCTGATCGGAGATCGCACCGTAACGAACGGCGAGGGCGACTCGAGCGATCCGCCAAGAATTTCAATCTCCCTCGCCGCCGACTGCTCATCAATCTGTGCGTGCTGCTCAGCAAATTGAGCCTGCTCCAGCGCCTTGCGTGGAGCCGCTCCATGACGATACAGCCCCTGTTCGCGGCTCAGCTCTTTTCCACTCAGATCAAGCTGCGCCTTCGCGGTCTGGTACACGCTGATCGCCTTGGCAAGATCAGGACTATCCACCACCGCGAGCACCTGCCCCTTGGTCACCTGCTCACCCAACTGCGCAGGAACCTTCACCGCAAAGCCATTCGCAAGCGAGAACACGCTGACAGTACGGCTGACATCGGGCGCAATCACGCCGGGCGCTGAGAACTTGTCAGGCATATCAATCGCGCGCGTCTGCGCAAGCTGAAAATGCTTGGCCACCGATGGATCTAACGTGATGACCGAACCATCAGAGGACTGTTCAATCACCTGCGTCTTTCCCGTGGACGTCTCTGCATTGGACTTATGGCCGCATCCGGCCAGGCCAAGACTCATCGCACCCACAGCGGCGGCCATCAGGCAATAGCCCTGCCAGTGAAACATCCTTCTGCGAACCCCTGCAGTCTGAAAAACATTGCTCACACTACGACTTTGCTTCATCATCAATGAACCTTTCCCGAAGGCACAGACATACCAATGGACTCTTCCAGGCGCTGCTCTGAAAGCATGGCCGTGGCAAGAGCCTGCCGATAGTTCAACTCCACCGTGCGATAGCTACGCTCGGCATCAAGAAAATTGAGCAGGCTGGTGTCGCCACGCAGATATGCATACTGGCTGATCGAAAGCGACTGCTGCGCTTCTTTCAAATAGCCGGACTCGTACAGGTCCACGACCTGCAGTGCGCTCTGTTGCCGGGCGTACGCACTGCGTACTTGCGTCAATACCAGCTGCTCGGCGGCGCGCTCCTGCTCTTGCGCCTGAGTGATCTGGGCACTGGCCTTTGCAATGTTT
The DNA window shown above is from Acidobacterium capsulatum ATCC 51196 and carries:
- a CDS encoding efflux RND transporter permease subunit, yielding MIQKIVDLALRQRFLILAIGALLLAWGAISFYNLPIEAYPDVAPQWVQVIAQWPGHAPEEIEKQITLPIETHMNGIRNMTNIRSHTMFGLAVISMTFSGHSNDQWNREQVLERLSDVTLPNGVTPQIGPDYSPVGQIYWYTLRSTNPKYDPMELKALQDWVINRRMKSVPGVVGDSSFGGMTREYQVRLDPDKLTEYGLSIGDVEQSLKENNYNAGGGFIEHGQQMFDVRVIGMMQNTTDIANTVLKQVNGTPVHVSDVGRVVEGHVVRLGRIGETVRKSGGTIVDNNDVVEGIVLLQKGAPTEATLKGIEKEVKYLNAHVLPKGVKIVPYLDRSTLIHFTTHTVLTNLTIGFLLVTVILFIFLGNARSAFIVAGTIPFSLLFAATCLNTRHIPANLLSLGALDFGMVVDGTVMMVENIFRVLCHDDGKKLTKFELIGFAAHEIQRPVFFAVIIIIVAYLPIFALPGVSGLLFTPMAWTVSFALLGALIFALIVAPVLSSFLFKPGMREWHNPVLVYLETQYAKGLSWCLQHRRAVLWSSGGLFLVMVLLGMSGVIGSEFLPHLDEGAIWVRGMLPMSTGPTMGAEVAHKTRLILASFPETTMVVSQDGRPDDGTSASGFFNTQYYVGLKPQSEWPMPYRSSKALLIEAMDKKLKEEIPYAGWNFSQPIQDNVDEAVSGVRGENGVKVFGPDLKVLAEKAKEVQAALNTVPGVVDTGIYHVMGQPNVNITVSRSLASRYGISVSAIRQAVEGAVGGKVVSQILRGDERFPLSVRYEKQDRTSVQAIASIRILSPSGARVSLGQLCHISIQEGPSTIFRNNNERFIPIKFGVRGRDLGSTVKQAMQVVQSKVKLPQGYHFVWAGEYTSEQQADHRLDEIIPIAIIGIALLLYFAFNSFKWVFIILLDVALAPLGGLLALLVTHTYFSVSSGVGLLALFGVSIQIGMIMLEYINQLRSRGHSIEEAALEAARVRLRPILMTMLVATLGLLPAAMSHAIGSDAQRPFAIVIVGGLTLTLVISLFLLPTLYVVLAGPNDKLPMEEEDPVEQHA
- a CDS encoding efflux RND transporter periplasmic adaptor subunit, which gives rise to MFHWQGYCLMAAAVGAMSLGLAGCGHKSNAETSTGKTQVIEQSSDGSVITLDPSVAKHFQLAQTRAIDMPDKFSAPGVIAPDVSRTVSVFSLANGFAVKVPAQLGEQVTKGQVLAVVDSPDLAKAISVYQTAKAQLDLSGKELSREQGLYRHGAAPRKALEQAQFAEQHAQIDEQSAAREIEILGGSLESPSPFVTVRSPISGTIIEQKISRGEAVENSYLFQVADLSRVWALCSLYENDLSRVQVGDAAQVEVSAYPDLKLQGKVSNISHILDPATRTSQVRVVLDNPQGLLNPGMFVTAGFTSVRKSPQVLVPVTALFQLHDQFWVFEPVKPGVFRRVPVTVGAVVSPGWQVVTAGLQAHQSVVANSLGFSAAASLEN